The Novosphingobium kaempferiae genome includes a window with the following:
- a CDS encoding aldo/keto reductase, with amino-acid sequence MEYRQLGASGLRVPALSFGTGTFGGSGPLFGAWGNSDAQEARRLVDICLDAGITLFDTADVYSNGASEEVLGAAIKGRRDQVLISTKIGLPMGERPNDWGVSRDRLIGGVEVALRRLGADHIDLLQLHAFDASTPVEELLTTLDQLVRAGKLRHVGVSNYPGWQLMKALGTADRHGWPRFVVHQVYYSLIGRAYEADLMPLAADQGVGAMVWSPLGWGRLTGKVRRSSPIPEGSRLHQTAAFAPPVEEEHLYRVVDALDEIAAETGRTVPQIALNWLLQRPTVSSVIIGARNEEQLRQNLGAVGWTLTADQVARLDRASYQMPAYPIAPYHQQAGFARLNPPLV; translated from the coding sequence ATGGAATATCGGCAACTGGGAGCATCGGGCCTGCGCGTGCCGGCGCTGAGTTTCGGCACCGGCACCTTCGGCGGCTCCGGACCGCTGTTCGGCGCATGGGGCAACAGCGACGCGCAGGAAGCACGTCGTCTGGTCGACATCTGCCTCGACGCGGGCATCACCCTGTTCGACACCGCCGACGTCTATTCGAACGGCGCCTCGGAAGAAGTGCTGGGCGCGGCGATCAAGGGACGGCGCGATCAGGTGCTGATCTCCACCAAGATCGGCCTGCCGATGGGCGAGCGCCCCAACGACTGGGGTGTTTCGCGCGACCGGCTGATCGGCGGTGTCGAGGTCGCGCTCAGACGCCTTGGCGCCGACCATATCGATCTGCTGCAATTGCATGCCTTCGACGCATCGACCCCGGTGGAGGAATTGCTGACGACGCTCGACCAGTTGGTCCGCGCCGGCAAGCTGCGCCATGTCGGCGTGTCCAACTATCCCGGCTGGCAGCTCATGAAGGCGCTTGGCACGGCGGACCGTCATGGCTGGCCGCGCTTCGTCGTGCACCAGGTCTACTATTCGCTGATCGGCCGCGCCTATGAGGCGGATTTGATGCCGCTCGCCGCCGACCAGGGCGTCGGCGCTATGGTGTGGAGTCCTCTCGGCTGGGGCCGCCTCACCGGCAAGGTCCGACGCAGCAGCCCGATCCCCGAGGGCAGTCGCCTGCACCAGACCGCCGCCTTCGCGCCCCCGGTGGAGGAGGAGCATCTCTATCGCGTCGTCGATGCGCTGGATGAGATCGCGGCCGAAACCGGCAGGACGGTGCCGCAGATCGCGCTCAACTGGCTGTTGCAGCGGCCGACCGTGTCGTCGGTCATCATCGGCGCCCGCAACGAGGAGCAGCTCCGCCAGAATCTCGGCGCGGTCGGCTGGACACTGACCGCCGATCAGGTCGCCCGTCTCGACCGGGCAAGCTACCAGATGCCGGCCTATCCTATCGCACCCTATCACCAGCAGGCCGGTTTTGCCCGGCTGAATCCGCCGCTGGTCTGA
- the ligD gene encoding DNA ligase D: MAPVPASARKGKAGVPGADLLAEYNRKRDFARTAEPAGKRSKGNGNSFVVQKHAATRLHWDFRLEVDGVLKSWAVTKGPSADPDDKRLAVRTEDHPLSYGEFEGGIPKGEYGGGTVMLWDRGTWAPIAGKSAKDIADGHLHFTLDGERMKGEWLLVRMKPRPGEKRENWLLRKVNDAHAEHGDVLVDQGLTSVLTGRTMAEIEADKNGTHSLKGKKGDAFAQVMEKAASRNARQKRPVRKGSNKPPKFRPVQLATLIDTVPTGNLWMHEIKFDGYRALIAAAGGKVVVHTRSGLDWTDKFGPLAAHIAALELPPCLIDGEIIARGRDGNPDFSSLQSVLKRGHGSQTKDDALELHAFDLLELDGDDLATMTNVERKERLEALLSEAQPPVFVADHVIGAGEKLYDAMCAAGQEGIIAKRIDAPYRGGRTKDWVKVKCTRRQEFVIVGWSKSSAKGRPFSSLLLGQYEDKTLIYRGKVGTGFDAGSLADMAARLEKLARKTAPVEVERAEARGASWVSPKLVAEVAFAELTGDGRIRHGSFLGLRADRKAKSVAPEQPQAAPKAEIAVKISNRDRVIFPESGETKGDLADYYAAVAPLMLPFAANRPISLVRCPQGRAKKCFFQKHDSGTFGDHVHHVPIREKDGGTEDYLYLDNVEGLLACVQMGTIEFHGWAARADDVDLPDRMIFDLDPDEGLDFRECVRAAMDIRARLADLGLVTFAMLSGGKGVHVVVPLKRGHDWDTHKDFARRFAEAMSLSEPDRYVATMSKAKRKGRIFIDWLRNQRGATAVLPYSARAREGAPVAVPVAWDELGKMKNAHPFSIGDADTLIDRATQLRGWGFADQPLPQI; the protein is encoded by the coding sequence GGCAACGGCAACAGCTTCGTCGTCCAGAAGCACGCGGCGACGCGGCTGCACTGGGATTTCCGGCTTGAGGTGGACGGCGTGCTCAAGTCATGGGCTGTGACGAAGGGGCCGAGCGCCGATCCCGACGACAAGCGCCTTGCCGTTCGCACCGAGGACCATCCCCTTTCGTATGGCGAGTTCGAAGGCGGCATCCCCAAGGGCGAATACGGCGGCGGTACGGTGATGCTGTGGGATCGCGGCACCTGGGCGCCGATTGCAGGCAAGAGCGCGAAGGACATCGCGGACGGCCACCTCCACTTCACGCTCGATGGGGAGCGGATGAAGGGCGAATGGCTGCTGGTGCGCATGAAGCCCCGACCGGGCGAGAAGCGCGAGAACTGGCTGCTGCGCAAGGTGAACGACGCCCATGCCGAACATGGCGACGTTCTGGTCGACCAAGGGCTCACTAGTGTGCTCACCGGCCGCACCATGGCCGAGATCGAGGCGGACAAAAACGGCACCCACTCGCTCAAAGGCAAGAAGGGCGATGCCTTCGCACAGGTCATGGAGAAGGCCGCCTCCCGCAACGCGCGGCAGAAACGCCCGGTCCGCAAGGGCTCGAACAAGCCGCCGAAGTTCCGCCCGGTCCAGCTTGCCACGCTGATCGACACCGTGCCCACCGGCAACCTGTGGATGCACGAGATTAAGTTCGACGGCTACCGCGCGCTCATCGCGGCGGCGGGTGGCAAGGTCGTGGTCCATACCCGCAGCGGCCTCGACTGGACGGACAAGTTCGGCCCTCTCGCCGCGCATATCGCCGCACTCGAACTACCGCCCTGTCTGATCGACGGTGAGATCATCGCCCGTGGACGGGACGGAAACCCGGACTTCTCCAGCCTCCAGAGCGTGTTAAAGCGCGGCCACGGCAGCCAGACCAAGGACGACGCTCTCGAACTGCACGCCTTCGACCTCCTTGAACTCGACGGCGATGACCTGGCCACGATGACCAACGTCGAGCGCAAGGAGCGGCTCGAAGCGCTGCTGTCGGAAGCACAGCCGCCCGTCTTCGTCGCCGATCATGTGATCGGTGCGGGCGAAAAGCTTTACGATGCGATGTGCGCCGCCGGTCAGGAAGGGATCATCGCCAAGCGCATAGACGCACCCTACCGGGGCGGCCGTACGAAGGACTGGGTCAAGGTCAAGTGTACCCGCCGGCAGGAGTTCGTGATCGTCGGCTGGTCGAAGTCCAGCGCCAAGGGGCGGCCGTTCTCCTCGCTGCTGCTTGGGCAATACGAGGACAAGACGCTCATCTATCGCGGCAAGGTGGGCACTGGCTTCGACGCCGGGAGCCTTGCCGACATGGCTGCCCGATTGGAGAAGCTGGCGCGCAAGACCGCACCCGTCGAAGTCGAGCGCGCGGAGGCGCGGGGCGCGAGTTGGGTCTCCCCGAAGTTGGTGGCGGAGGTCGCCTTTGCCGAATTAACCGGCGACGGCCGCATCCGCCATGGCAGCTTTCTTGGTCTCAGGGCCGACAGGAAGGCGAAGTCGGTGGCGCCCGAGCAACCGCAGGCCGCACCCAAGGCGGAGATCGCCGTGAAGATCAGCAACCGCGACCGCGTGATCTTCCCCGAAAGCGGCGAGACCAAGGGCGATCTGGCCGACTACTATGCTGCCGTCGCACCGCTTATGCTGCCCTTCGCCGCCAACCGCCCGATCAGCCTTGTGCGATGTCCGCAGGGCCGCGCGAAGAAATGCTTCTTCCAGAAGCATGACAGCGGCACTTTCGGCGATCACGTCCATCATGTCCCCATCCGTGAGAAGGACGGCGGCACGGAGGACTACCTCTACCTCGACAATGTCGAGGGCCTGCTAGCCTGCGTGCAGATGGGGACGATCGAGTTCCACGGCTGGGCGGCGCGCGCCGACGACGTGGACCTTCCCGACCGCATGATCTTCGATCTCGACCCCGATGAAGGGCTCGACTTCAGGGAGTGCGTGCGCGCTGCCATGGACATCCGCGCGCGGCTGGCGGACCTCGGACTGGTAACGTTCGCCATGCTGTCCGGGGGCAAGGGCGTCCATGTCGTGGTGCCGCTGAAACGCGGCCACGACTGGGACACCCACAAGGACTTCGCCCGCCGCTTCGCCGAGGCGATGAGCCTCTCCGAGCCCGACCGCTACGTTGCGACGATGAGCAAGGCCAAGCGCAAGGGGCGTATCTTCATCGACTGGCTGCGCAACCAGCGCGGAGCGACCGCCGTGCTGCCGTACTCTGCGAGAGCACGAGAAGGCGCGCCCGTCGCGGTGCCGGTGGCATGGGATGAACTCGGCAAGATGAAGAACGCCCACCCGTTTTCGATCGGCGATGCCGACACACTCATCGACCGCGCAACGCAATTGCGTGGCTGGGGCTTTGCCGATCAGCCGCTGCCGCAGATCTAG
- a CDS encoding extensin family protein, with the protein MQPAPEAMLGERVVRLEHLGTANCRRIGGGETGNWSEHAIGNAIDIAAFVLADGRRAGAHAARPSFTLSGCFLSAVPR; encoded by the coding sequence GTGCAGCCTGCACCCGAAGCGATGTTAGGGGAACGGGTCGTGCGCCTGGAACATCTGGGTACCGCAAATTGCCGCAGGATCGGCGGCGGGGAGACCGGGAACTGGAGCGAACATGCTATAGGCAACGCCATCGACATCGCCGCCTTCGTCCTGGCTGACGGTCGGCGGGCTGGAGCGCATGCCGCTAGGCCGTCGTTCACTTTGTCGGGCTGTTTCCTGTCAGCCGTTCCGAGATGA
- a CDS encoding MFS transporter, whose product MKINPPLLALAAGAFGIGVTEFAPMGLLPVIATDLGVSIPSAGLLISAYAIGVMLGAPLMTLTTGRLPRRTLLIGLAAIFTVGNLIAALSDSYAMLLFARIITSLNHGAFFGVGSIVAASLVPPQRQAGAVAAMFMGLTIANVVGVPLATWAGEILGWRAAFWGVAVLGVLTIAALRLTLPDMPAPTDGDARSELRVLMRGPVLAALGLTVVGASAMFTVFTYITPILRDQTHGSIGFVTAMLVLYGVGLTIGNWLGGRFADRSVDRTLIVTLAALTAILVAFAFAMPFAGPTTLLIFLWGIASFALVPPLQVRVMSAAADAPNLASSMNIGAFNLGNAIGAALGGAVIAAGLSLPFVSIAGAAASGLGLLAVLMSSRNAVPNNFRNTEELCGEVN is encoded by the coding sequence ATGAAGATCAACCCACCGCTTCTCGCCCTCGCCGCCGGTGCCTTCGGTATCGGCGTCACCGAATTTGCTCCGATGGGCCTGCTGCCCGTCATCGCAACCGACCTTGGCGTCTCGATCCCCTCCGCCGGCCTGCTTATCAGCGCTTATGCGATCGGAGTGATGCTGGGCGCGCCGCTGATGACGCTGACCACCGGCCGACTGCCACGCCGCACGTTGCTGATCGGCCTTGCGGCCATCTTCACGGTCGGCAATCTGATCGCGGCGCTCTCCGACAGCTATGCGATGCTGCTGTTCGCGCGGATCATCACCTCGCTCAATCATGGCGCCTTCTTCGGTGTCGGATCGATCGTCGCCGCCAGTCTGGTTCCGCCCCAGCGGCAGGCCGGTGCGGTCGCGGCCATGTTCATGGGCCTGACGATCGCCAATGTCGTCGGCGTCCCGCTGGCGACCTGGGCTGGGGAAATCCTCGGCTGGCGCGCGGCCTTCTGGGGCGTAGCAGTGCTCGGCGTGTTGACCATAGCGGCCCTACGCCTGACTTTGCCTGACATGCCGGCCCCGACGGATGGCGACGCGCGATCCGAACTGCGTGTGCTCATGCGTGGGCCGGTACTTGCGGCGTTGGGCCTCACCGTGGTCGGTGCCAGCGCGATGTTCACCGTATTCACCTATATCACGCCGATCCTGCGCGATCAGACCCATGGCTCGATCGGGTTCGTGACCGCGATGCTGGTGCTCTACGGAGTGGGCCTCACCATCGGCAACTGGCTGGGCGGACGCTTTGCCGACAGGTCTGTAGACAGGACGCTGATCGTGACGCTTGCCGCGCTGACGGCGATCCTGGTGGCATTTGCCTTTGCCATGCCCTTCGCGGGGCCGACCACTTTGCTGATCTTCCTGTGGGGTATCGCCAGCTTCGCACTGGTGCCACCGCTGCAAGTGCGGGTGATGAGCGCGGCCGCCGATGCGCCTAACCTTGCCTCTTCGATGAACATCGGCGCGTTCAATCTGGGCAATGCGATCGGCGCGGCGCTGGGAGGCGCAGTAATCGCAGCAGGCCTCAGCCTGCCTTTCGTCTCGATTGCAGGCGCGGCCGCGTCAGGGCTTGGCCTGCTTGCCGTCCTGATGAGCTCTCGAAACGCCGTACCCAATAATTTCCGGAACACGGAAGAGCTTTGCGGTGAGGTGAATTGA
- a CDS encoding tautomerase family protein, whose product MVKLYPGKSEAQKRELSAAIVGDVMRILNFGEEAVSVGFVEVQPSDWSSLVYEPDIQGRWASLAKTPGYGPGPSVANKGEG is encoded by the coding sequence GTGGTGAAGCTCTACCCCGGCAAGTCCGAGGCCCAGAAGCGGGAATTGTCCGCTGCGATCGTCGGCGATGTGATGCGCATCCTGAATTTCGGCGAGGAGGCGGTGTCGGTCGGGTTCGTGGAAGTCCAGCCAAGTGACTGGTCTTCGCTTGTGTACGAGCCTGACATTCAGGGGAGATGGGCGTCGCTGGCCAAAACGCCGGGTTACGGTCCGGGGCCGAGCGTCGCGAACAAAGGTGAAGGCTGA
- a CDS encoding putative quinol monooxygenase: protein MAVPVSQPIVRIAELDIDPAQLDAYKVLLSEEIDASVRLEPGVLSLNAVSVRGDPAQIRILEIYVDQAAYEAHLKTPHFLKYKSGTATMVRSLRLIETDPILLRTKSSDVGSRDH, encoded by the coding sequence ATGGCGGTACCGGTGAGCCAGCCCATCGTCCGGATTGCGGAACTGGACATCGATCCGGCACAGCTTGATGCCTATAAAGTGCTACTGAGCGAGGAGATCGACGCCTCGGTTCGTTTGGAGCCTGGTGTGCTTTCTCTGAATGCCGTCTCGGTGAGGGGAGATCCGGCGCAGATACGCATCCTTGAGATTTACGTCGATCAAGCCGCCTATGAAGCGCATTTGAAGACGCCGCACTTCCTCAAATACAAAAGCGGCACCGCCACGATGGTGCGATCGCTCAGGCTCATCGAAACAGATCCGATCCTCTTGCGCACCAAGAGCTCCGATGTGGGGAGCCGCGATCACTGA
- a CDS encoding LysR family transcriptional regulator codes for MDEKMPFHADRARALETFAAVVAEGSFSAAGRLLGLTPSAVSRAIDRIEDRLGVRLLLRSTRALTLTPEGQAYLGSARRILADLDEAEQTIADRGAPRGRLRVSAAHSHGRLCIVPLLGEFAQRYPHILVDISLSDRLVDIAGGQADVAIRFGPLADSPLTARKLGENGRVIVASPAYLARHGTPVVPEDLHDHNCLNFNFRRSEPVWPFRKDGRAYALSVRGTIEANNGETLGQLAADGVGITRVGRFSVQPELASGQLVPLLEAYNPGDVEAIHAVFLGGTNVPARLRVFVDFISERLTGNSPTK; via the coding sequence ATGGATGAAAAGATGCCCTTTCATGCCGACCGGGCGCGGGCGCTGGAAACCTTCGCGGCGGTGGTCGCGGAAGGCAGTTTCTCGGCCGCCGGACGGTTGCTGGGCCTTACGCCGTCGGCGGTAAGTCGTGCAATCGACCGGATCGAGGATCGGCTTGGAGTCCGGCTGCTGCTGCGATCGACCCGCGCGCTGACTCTGACTCCGGAAGGCCAGGCCTATCTTGGCAGCGCGCGTCGCATCCTCGCCGATCTGGACGAGGCCGAACAGACGATCGCCGATCGCGGCGCTCCGCGTGGGCGGCTGCGGGTCAGCGCCGCCCATTCGCATGGCCGGCTGTGCATCGTGCCGCTGCTCGGCGAATTTGCGCAGCGCTATCCGCACATATTGGTCGACATCAGCCTGAGCGACCGACTGGTGGACATTGCCGGTGGTCAGGCCGATGTCGCGATCCGCTTCGGCCCGCTGGCTGACAGCCCGTTGACCGCCCGCAAGCTGGGCGAGAATGGCCGCGTCATCGTCGCCTCCCCGGCTTATCTCGCCCGGCACGGCACGCCGGTCGTGCCAGAGGATCTCCACGACCATAACTGCCTGAACTTCAATTTTCGCCGCTCCGAGCCGGTCTGGCCCTTCCGCAAAGACGGGCGCGCCTATGCGCTCAGCGTGCGCGGGACCATCGAGGCGAACAACGGTGAGACATTAGGGCAGTTGGCGGCCGATGGCGTCGGCATCACGCGGGTCGGCCGGTTCAGCGTCCAGCCCGAACTGGCGTCCGGCCAGTTGGTGCCACTACTGGAAGCCTATAATCCCGGCGATGTCGAGGCGATCCATGCCGTTTTCCTGGGCGGAACCAACGTGCCGGCGCGGCTTCGCGTGTTCGTCGATTTCATCTCGGAACGGCTGACAGGAAACAGCCCGACAAAGTGA
- a CDS encoding cupin domain-containing protein — MPAIMIKRAIILAGLMAVTGAASAQEGPTPMDIARKADLKTVDAPSEYFTGKVTITGQFQRPDPSRVSGAIVHFEPGARSAWHTHPAGQTLIVTEGVGWTQIEGGGKYEFHAGDILWCPADHKHWHGATPHEGMTHIAIQDTVDGRNVVWMEKVTDEEYLAPLASD; from the coding sequence ATGCCTGCCATCATGATCAAGCGCGCAATCATTCTTGCCGGTCTCATGGCGGTCACAGGCGCCGCATCGGCTCAGGAAGGACCGACCCCCATGGACATCGCACGCAAGGCCGATCTCAAGACCGTTGACGCCCCATCCGAATATTTCACGGGCAAGGTCACGATCACCGGGCAGTTTCAGCGTCCCGACCCGTCGCGTGTCAGCGGCGCCATTGTCCATTTTGAGCCGGGCGCCCGCAGTGCCTGGCACACGCATCCGGCGGGACAGACGCTGATCGTGACCGAAGGCGTGGGCTGGACCCAGATCGAGGGTGGCGGAAAATATGAGTTCCATGCCGGCGACATTCTGTGGTGCCCGGCCGACCACAAGCACTGGCACGGCGCCACTCCGCACGAGGGCATGACCCATATTGCCATCCAGGACACGGTCGATGGCAGGAATGTCGTGTGGATGGAGAAGGTGACCGACGAGGAGTATCTCGCCCCGCTGGCGAGCGACTGA
- a CDS encoding OmpA family protein translates to MGELNRGARAVPMACAVGLALGLAACQAQDGSRASHTDAPATGAVEEEAVVTPEPEKKSIIREDIETPATPAPVLEPETLMIPFPAKGAAPDETGLAVLDEFMTHPVFKAEGPITIWGHSDSKGSDSQNLAASRRRAEAVRDYLVKQGVPRDRITVIALGEARPIAPNRKLDGSDDMEGRAKNRRVEIKVDLPPPPSDTEAASGTGG, encoded by the coding sequence ATGGGAGAATTGAACAGAGGCGCGAGGGCCGTTCCGATGGCCTGCGCGGTGGGCCTCGCCCTCGGCCTTGCGGCCTGTCAGGCACAGGACGGATCGCGCGCGTCACATACCGATGCCCCCGCGACCGGCGCTGTCGAAGAGGAAGCGGTCGTCACGCCGGAGCCGGAAAAGAAGTCGATCATCCGCGAGGATATCGAAACGCCCGCGACACCGGCACCGGTTCTGGAACCCGAGACGCTGATGATCCCATTCCCGGCGAAGGGCGCTGCGCCGGACGAGACCGGGCTTGCCGTTCTTGACGAGTTCATGACCCATCCCGTCTTCAAGGCCGAGGGGCCGATCACGATCTGGGGACACAGCGATTCCAAAGGCTCCGACAGCCAGAACCTCGCCGCATCGCGCCGCCGTGCGGAGGCGGTCCGTGATTACCTCGTGAAACAGGGCGTGCCGCGCGATCGGATCACCGTCATCGCCCTTGGCGAAGCACGGCCGATCGCCCCCAACCGCAAGCTCGACGGATCGGACGACATGGAGGGGCGCGCGAAGAACCGCCGCGTCGAGATCAAGGTCGACTTGCCGCCTCCGCCGTCGGATACGGAAGCGGCGTCCGGCACCGGCGGCTGA
- a CDS encoding cation:proton antiporter, whose product MEQQALVFALIGILGIGAQWIAWRTGWPAIALMLGAGVIAGPVTGLIVPEHTFGELLEPMVSIAVALILFEGGLSLNFRELRKTEGAVTRLMMIGIPLGWVLGALACYYVAGLVWPVAILFAGILVVTGPTVVIPLLRQSNVAPRPRAILKWEAIVNDPFGALCAVITYEYLRRVDEGGTLLSVVAALLGAAIVAGLIGYATARAIAWAFPRGHVPEYLKAPVLLVAVIGTFVLSNLIQQETGLLAVTVMGVAVANMRLDSLRDIHPFKENVTVLLISGVFVLLSASLDFEVLRLFEWRFLAFLLALLFLVRPATVLVALAFSKIPWNERLLVAWIAPRGVVAVAVSGLFALRLDQLGYGDGSILVTLSFSVVVATIVAHGFSIRFVSRWLKVTGATQKGLLVVGSTPWSLSLARQLQSLDLPVMITDTSWQRLSAPRQAGIATYHGEILAEATEERLDLTQFQVLVATTENEAYNALVCSEFAPDIGRDSVYQLGGSGDDEDHRSLPEALRGRAMFGSGHGVEEIMQREAAGWTFRKTRISEQFDFDDARSALPDEADMLFVLRRDGRIRFFTHASRPTPQPGDVVVSYGPSRHADPDNNRPTRKKEASEWEN is encoded by the coding sequence ATGGAGCAACAAGCCCTTGTTTTCGCGCTGATCGGCATCCTGGGGATCGGCGCGCAGTGGATCGCCTGGCGTACCGGTTGGCCTGCCATCGCCCTCATGCTGGGGGCAGGCGTCATCGCCGGTCCCGTCACCGGACTCATCGTCCCCGAGCATACCTTCGGCGAACTGCTGGAGCCGATGGTCTCCATCGCGGTCGCGCTGATCCTGTTCGAAGGCGGCCTCAGCCTCAACTTCCGCGAGCTGCGCAAGACCGAGGGCGCGGTGACGCGCCTGATGATGATCGGCATCCCGCTCGGCTGGGTGCTGGGCGCGCTCGCGTGCTACTATGTCGCAGGGCTGGTGTGGCCGGTCGCGATCCTGTTCGCGGGCATCCTCGTCGTCACCGGGCCGACCGTGGTGATCCCGCTGCTGCGCCAGAGCAACGTGGCGCCGCGCCCGCGCGCGATCCTCAAGTGGGAAGCGATCGTCAACGACCCGTTCGGCGCCCTGTGCGCGGTCATCACCTACGAATACCTGCGCCGCGTCGATGAGGGCGGCACGTTGCTCTCCGTCGTCGCCGCGCTGCTCGGCGCGGCGATCGTCGCGGGGCTTATCGGCTACGCCACGGCGCGCGCGATCGCCTGGGCCTTCCCGCGCGGGCACGTGCCCGAATACCTCAAGGCGCCGGTGCTGCTGGTCGCCGTCATCGGCACCTTCGTCCTCTCGAACCTGATCCAGCAGGAGACCGGCCTGCTGGCGGTCACCGTCATGGGCGTCGCCGTCGCCAACATGCGGCTCGATTCCCTGCGCGACATCCATCCGTTCAAGGAGAACGTGACGGTCCTGCTGATTTCGGGCGTCTTCGTGCTGCTTTCCGCCTCGCTGGACTTCGAAGTGCTGCGCCTGTTCGAATGGCGCTTCCTCGCCTTCCTGCTGGCCTTGCTGTTCCTCGTCCGGCCGGCCACGGTGCTGGTGGCGCTGGCCTTCAGCAAGATTCCGTGGAACGAGCGCCTGCTGGTGGCCTGGATCGCGCCGCGCGGCGTCGTCGCGGTCGCCGTCTCCGGCCTGTTCGCGCTGCGGCTCGACCAGCTCGGCTATGGCGACGGCAGCATTCTGGTGACGCTGTCGTTCTCCGTCGTCGTCGCCACCATCGTCGCGCACGGGTTCAGCATCCGCTTCGTGTCGCGCTGGCTCAAGGTCACGGGCGCGACGCAGAAGGGCCTGCTGGTGGTCGGCAGCACGCCGTGGAGCCTCTCGCTCGCACGCCAGCTCCAGTCGCTCGACCTGCCGGTGATGATTACCGACACCAGCTGGCAGCGCCTCTCCGCACCGCGTCAGGCGGGCATTGCGACCTACCATGGCGAGATCCTCGCCGAAGCGACCGAGGAACGGCTGGACCTGACGCAGTTTCAGGTACTTGTCGCCACGACCGAGAACGAGGCCTACAACGCGCTCGTCTGCAGCGAATTCGCGCCCGATATCGGCCGGGATTCGGTCTATCAGCTCGGCGGCTCGGGCGACGACGAGGACCATCGCAGCCTGCCCGAAGCCCTGCGCGGGCGCGCGATGTTCGGCTCCGGGCACGGGGTCGAGGAGATCATGCAGCGCGAGGCGGCGGGCTGGACCTTCCGCAAGACCCGGATCAGCGAGCAGTTCGACTTCGACGACGCCCGCTCGGCCTTGCCCGACGAAGCCGACATGCTGTTCGTGCTGCGCAGGGACGGGCGTATCCGCTTCTTCACGCATGCATCGCGGCCGACGCCGCAGCCGGGGGACGTGGTCGTTTCCTACGGCCCATCGCGCCATGCCGACCCCGACAACAACCGCCCGACGAGGAAGAAGGAGGCGAGCGAATGGGAGAATTGA
- a CDS encoding carboxymuconolactone decarboxylase family protein produces the protein MMLDAQFSRRTAIFTAAMAAMPWPLTAGAEMMPIEPTNARKSFGDIAPHLAEITDKVLFGDVWENAALKPRDRSLVTITCLIAMYRINEMPFHIKKALENGVTRDEIVETVTQIAFYAGSPPAMTALPILKQAFEEAGV, from the coding sequence ATGATGCTGGACGCCCAGTTCAGCCGACGAACCGCGATTTTTACGGCCGCCATGGCCGCTATGCCATGGCCGCTCACTGCAGGAGCAGAGATGATGCCCATCGAACCGACCAACGCCCGCAAATCCTTCGGCGACATTGCACCGCACCTCGCCGAGATCACCGACAAGGTGCTGTTCGGCGACGTCTGGGAGAACGCGGCGCTGAAACCTCGCGATCGCAGCCTTGTGACGATCACCTGCCTTATTGCGATGTATCGCATCAATGAGATGCCGTTCCACATCAAGAAGGCCCTCGAAAATGGCGTGACCAGGGACGAGATCGTCGAGACCGTCACCCAGATCGCCTTCTACGCAGGATCGCCGCCCGCAATGACGGCACTTCCGATCCTGAAGCAAGCGTTCGAAGAAGCGGGCGTCTGA
- a CDS encoding SDR family oxidoreductase → MTGAAKGMGLAAARAFAENGAAVLLADIDGALAVQEAQRIVSEGGSAIGTACDVADEVQVAAMIDLAVARYGRLDMAFNNAGIQVPPSDAADEPLEHFERVTAINQRGVWACMKHELRVMRAQGSGAIVNCSSLGGLVGLPQRAAYHGTKHAVIGMTRSAGVEYAPRGIRINAVCPGTIDTPMVQDMLAGQPEAMTEIMKEQPIGRLGHSDEIAAAVLWLCSPAASFVIGAALPVDGGFTAH, encoded by the coding sequence GTGACCGGTGCCGCCAAGGGTATGGGGCTTGCTGCTGCGCGCGCCTTTGCCGAAAATGGCGCCGCGGTGTTGCTGGCCGATATCGACGGGGCACTGGCTGTGCAGGAAGCGCAGCGGATTGTCAGCGAGGGCGGCTCCGCGATTGGCACGGCCTGCGATGTCGCCGACGAAGTTCAGGTGGCGGCGATGATCGACCTTGCGGTCGCCCGCTATGGCAGGCTCGACATGGCGTTCAACAATGCCGGAATCCAGGTGCCGCCGTCCGACGCAGCCGACGAGCCGCTCGAGCACTTTGAGCGCGTCACCGCCATCAACCAGCGCGGGGTCTGGGCCTGCATGAAGCACGAACTGCGGGTGATGCGGGCACAGGGTTCCGGCGCGATCGTCAATTGCTCGTCGCTTGGCGGCCTTGTCGGCCTGCCGCAGCGCGCCGCCTATCACGGTACCAAGCATGCGGTGATTGGCATGACCCGAAGCGCCGGTGTCGAGTATGCGCCGCGCGGCATCCGCATCAACGCCGTGTGCCCCGGCACGATCGACACGCCGATGGTGCAGGACATGCTGGCCGGTCAGCCCGAGGCCATGACCGAGATCATGAAGGAGCAGCCTATCGGGCGGCTCGGCCATTCCGACGAAATCGCCGCCGCCGTGCTGTGGCTGTGCAGTCCGGCAGCGAGCTTCGTGATCGGCGCTGCGCTGCCGGTCGACGGCGGCTTTACCGCGCACTGA